A DNA window from Solanum lycopersicum chromosome 3, SLM_r2.1 contains the following coding sequences:
- the LOC101255775 gene encoding probable pectinesterase/pectinesterase inhibitor 61: MGYGRLGKPDPGETSGRVIIPNPRSSKIKIMLISATVLLIASAISVAVLIGVRHKAGNRIDKPSQAMARTCSRTLYPSLCLNSLINYPGANSASDSDLVHISVNLTLQRFGKGLYKASDINNLQMNTQVRSAYDDCLELLEESVDLLSHSLDSVFSGDGDSPTGSTQDVMTWLSAALTNQDTCTDGFADVTGNVKDHMSENLKDLSELVSNALAIYTAANGDDDFSGIPIQNRRRRLMEFETYHDEFPKWMSRRDRKLMNKSVSTIQADIIVAKDGSGTVKTIAEAIKKVPEKSNHRTIIYVKAGRYEENNLKVGRKKMNVMFIGDGKGKTVITGGKSVSQHLTTFHTASFAATGAGFIARDMTFENYAGPNNHQAVALRIGGDHAVVFRCNVIGYQDTLYVHSQRQFYRECDIYGTVDFIFGNAAVVLQNCNIYARKPMANQKNTITAQNRKDPNQNTGISIHACKIMATPDLQASKGSFSTYLGRPWKMYSRTVYMLSNMGDHIHPHGWLEWNGDFALNTLYYGEYMNFGPGAAVGQRVTWPGYRVIKSVEEASKFTVSKFIYGSSWLPSTGVSFLAGLST, translated from the exons ATGGGCTATGGCCGTTTAGGAAAACCGGACCCCGGAGAAACCTCCGGCAGGGTGATAATTCCCAATCCCCGGAGTAGTAAGATTAAAATCATGTTGATTTCAGCCACTGTACTTTTAATTGCTTCGGCGATTTCTGTTGCGGTTTTGATCGGAGTTCGGCATAAGGCCGGAAATAGAATTGATAAACCAAGTCAAGCAATGGCGCGTACCTGTAGTCGTACTCTGTATCCATCTCTCTGTCTCAATTCGCTGATTAATTATCCTGGAGCTAACTCTGCTTCTGACAGTGACCTCGTTCACATTTCCGTCAATTTAACTCTGCAGCGATTTGGTAAAGGACTTTACAAAGCTTCCGATATCAACAACCTACAAATGAATACGCAAGTTAGATCGGCGTACGACGATTGCCTTGAACTGTTGGAAGAATCAGTTGATCTTCTCTCACACTCGTTAGACTCTGTTTTCTCCGGAGATGGAGATTCGCCGACGGGATCTACACAGGACGTCATGACGTGGCTAAGCGCAGCTCTGACGAATCAGGACACGTGTACCGACGGATTCGCCGACGTCACCGGGAATGTGAAGGATCATATGTCGGAGAACCTAAAGGACTTATCTGAATTGGTGAGTAATGCTCTCGCTATTTACACCGCCGCGAATGGCGACGATGACTTCTCTGGGATTCCGATACAGAATCGCCGGCGTAGATTGATGGAATTCGAAACATATCATGATGAATTTCCGAAATGGATGTCACGGAGGGAtagaaaattgatgaataaatcAGTGTCGACAATTCAAGCAGATATAATAGTGGCGAAGGACGGTAGCGGGACAGTGAAGACAATAGCTGAAGCGATAAAAAAGGTGCCGGAAAAGAGTAATCACCGGACCATAATTTACGTGAAGGCGGGAAG gtatgaagaaaataatttgaaagtaGGGAGGAAAAAAATGAACGTGATGTTCATAGGAGATGGAAAGGGGAAGACGGTAATTACGGGAGGAAAAAGTGTATCTCAACACCTAACAACATTCCATACTGCCTCCTTTG CTGCAACTGGAGCTGGTTTTATAGCAAGGGATATGACATTTGAGAACTATGCTGGACCAAACAATCATCAAGCAGTAGCCCTCCGTATCGGAGGTGATCACGCCGTGGTCTTCCGCTGCAATGTTATTGGATACCAAGACACCCTCTACGTGCATTCACAGCGTCAATTCTATCGCGAGTGTGATATCTATGGTACAGTAGATTTCATTTTTGGAAATGCAGCAGTGGTCCTCCAAAACTGTAACATCTATGCTCGAAAGCCGATGGCTAATCAAAAGAACACCATCACAGCCCAAAACAGGAAGGACCCTAACCAAAACACTGGCATTTCAATCCATGCTTGCAAAATCATGGCAACACCTGATCTTCAGGCGTCTAAAGGAAGCTTCTCTACATATCTAGGTCGACCATGGAAGATGTATTCGCGAACAGTATACATGTTATCTAACATGGGTGATCATATACACCCACATGGTTGGCTTGAGTGGAATGGTGATTTTGCGCTGAACACATTGTATTATGGTGAATACATGAACTTTGGGCCAGGAGCAGCAGTAGGGCAACGCGTCACTTGGCCAGGGTATCGGGTGATTAAGTCTGTCGAAGAGGCCAGCAAGTTCACTGTATCAAAGTTTATTTATGGATCATCTTGGTTGCCTTCAACTGGGGTGTCTTTCTTGGCAGGGCTAAGTACTTAA